A window from Zingiber officinale cultivar Zhangliang chromosome 7A, Zo_v1.1, whole genome shotgun sequence encodes these proteins:
- the LOC122001263 gene encoding probable isoaspartyl peptidase/L-asparaginase 2 produces the protein MVGGWAIAVHGGAGVDPALPVERQEEARRVLVRCLTAGAAALRAGALALDVVEMVVRELETDPVFNSGRGSALTRKGTVEMEASIMDGRGRRCGAVSGISTVKNPVSLARLVMERSPHSYLAFDGAEDFARKQGVEMVDNSYFITEENLGMLKLAKAANSIMFDYRVPLTGADTCRASAGLVADVGGEMQMMNGLPISIYAPETVGCVVVDSAGRCAAATSTGGLMNKMNGRIGDSPLIGSGTYACDACAVSCTGEGEAIIRSTLARDVAALMEYKGLGLQEAVDYAVKERLDEGKAGLIAVGRNGEVAMGFNTVGMFRGCATEEGLMEVAIW, from the exons ATGGTGGGGGGCTGGGCGATCGCGGTGCACGGGGGAGCGGGGGTGGACCCTGCCCTACCGGTGGAGCGCCAGGAGGAGGCGCGCCGGGTGTTGGTCCGCTGCCTGACTGCCGGAGCGGCAGCGCTCCGGGCCGGTGCTTTGGCCCTGGACGTCGTGGAGATGGTGGTCCGGGAGCTGGAGACCGACCCCGTGTTCAACTCCGGCCGCGGGTCGGCGCTCACCAGGAAGGGCACCGTCGAGATGGAGGCCAGCATCATGGACGGACGGGGCCGCCGCTGCGGTGCCGTCTCCGGGATCTCCACCGTCAAGAACCCCGTCTCGCTCGCCCGCCTCGTCATGGAGCGCTCCCCCCACTCCTACCTCGCCTTCGACGGCGCCGAGGATTTCGCCCGCAAACAG GGAGTTGAAATGGTGGATAATAGCTATTTCATCACAGAAGAGAATTTGGGCATGCTGAAGCTGGCCAAGGCGGCCAACAGCATCATG TTCGATTACAGGGTCCCTCTCACCGGCGCGGACACCTGCAGGGCAAGCGCCGGACTAGTGGCCGACGTCGGCGGCGAAATGCAGATGATGAACGGCCTCCCGATCAGCATCTACGCGCCGGAGACGGTGGGGTGCGTGGTGGTGGACAGCGCGGGGCGGTGCGCCGCCGCGACGTCCACCGGGGGGCTGATGAACAAGATGAACGGCCGCATCGGGGACTCGCCGCTGATCGGGTCGGGGACGTACGCGTGCGACGCGTGCGCCGTGTCGTGCACCGGCGAGGGGGAGGCGATCATCCGCAGCACGCTGGCGAGGGACGTGGCCGCGCTGATGGAGTACAAGGGGCTGGGCCTGCAGGAGGCGGTGGACTACGCGGTGAAGGAGAGGCTAGACGAGGGCAAGGCCGGCCTCATCGCCGTCGGCAGGAACGGAGAGGTGGCGATGGGATTCAACACGGTGGGGATGTTCAGGGGATGTGCGACGGAGGAAGGGTTGATGGAGGTCGCCATTTGGTAG